The following proteins are co-located in the Silene latifolia isolate original U9 population chromosome 1, ASM4854445v1, whole genome shotgun sequence genome:
- the LOC141601252 gene encoding uncharacterized protein LOC141601252 codes for MAHSKGLENLPQDPLREIMTRVGQQPGGAADMARAFSVSKTLRDFINDGDVLQSISFKDVFPCSGIQHEQLSEIGGLVVRCSRAGNLSAQFILSKVVLASSSNLCSAKIEASHSDASLGQNSTLASNLTDLYKATQLLDHLSVENTNPAELLNLVRTFLCRASVDDIVDMQRHLKNFVALFLVHGKKLLFQQFLNTLDQLCEKSLFPIVTASEPRNFVIEKLNGVCTMGYTMMGDIAIDEVVYRPLLECSVEMNDDIVYEMLLERVDIVETILKVGGQIASAQNNQDALLLNRGILCITAMLRGYLRLLIDHTAFLQSTRIKLVVIFDTIFDL; via the exons ATGGCACATTCCAAGGGACTTGAGAATTTACCGCAGGATCCTTTAAGAGAAATCATGACCCGCGTGGGGCAACAACCAGGAGGAGCGGCTGACATGGCAAGGGCATTTTCTGT GTCCAAAACACTCCGTGATTTTATCAATGATGGAGATGTTTTACAATCTATATCTTTCAAAGACGTATTCCCATGCTCCGGTATTCAACACGAGCAATTATCGGAAATAGGCGGATTAGTTGTGAGGTGTTCAAGAGCGGGGAATTTAAGCGCTCAGTTCATACTATCGAAG GTTGTTCTAGCAAGTTCTTCGAATTTGTGTAGTGCAAAAATCGAAGCTTCACATTCAGATGCATCTCTCGGCCAAAATTCTACTCTTGCTAGCAATTTAACTGATCTATATAAAGCAACCCAGCTTCTAGATCATTTGTCAGTAGAGAATACTAATCCAGCTGAATTACTAAATTTGGTGAGAACATTCTTATGTCGAGCAAGTGTTGACGACATAGTCGATATGCAACGGCACCTGAAGAACTTTGTAGCCTTGTTTCTTGTCCATGGTAAAAAACTTCTGTTCCAGCAATTCCTCAACACATTAGACCAGTTGTGTGAGAAAAGCTTGTTTCCTATTGTGACCGCTTCGGAACCACGTAACTTTGTTATTGAGAAACTTAACGGGGTGTGTACTATGGGATACACCATGATGGGGGATATAGCTATCGATGAAGTAGTTTACCGTCCTTTACTAGAATGTTCGGTTGAGATGAACGATGATATTGTATATGAGATGCTGCTTGAGCGTGTGGATATTGTTGAGACTATATTGAAGGTTGGAGGCCAGATCGCATCGGCTCAAAATAACCAGGACGCGTTGTTGCTTAACAGAGGCATTTTATGCATTACCGCTATGCTAAGGGGGTACCTCAGGCTACTTATTGATCACACTGCTTTTCTTCAGAGTACTCGGATAAAACTGGTGGTGATCTTTGATACCATCTTTGACTTGTAA
- the LOC141641912 gene encoding uncharacterized protein LOC141641912: MKFPSAGCFKIVPLNNEGAFKALRASIRHSHAPSMDIFVEVSTSQIVTPTPSIRLDDVAQFVSLETNDVNDGEFYGNLEGDEIDEELAILDENLLANEEDGDDDLVFASAPIVEFNKIDQLDEDELNSWKTWENMVRYEHGKEFAVGQVFPNKASLSDEVTSYCVKANQFFKVAESKPNTITFKCGRIPTPCNWRLRATQKDFHSEVFTIVTYKGPHDESCVCDMVPQDHMNLKRAFISHEIRNLVEGDWGYKVNPVVTYILDKYGYTISYTKAWNAKQRAIEEIFGDWDKSYELLPRFMQGLKESNPGTIVQFYTTPTTNPNVQKFKRVFWAFKPCIDGFEHCRPVLSIDGTHLYGKFKGTIFVTMSIDANNQIFPVAFAIVEAENTDSWPWFMSCIRVFVTKRSGLCVIFDRHKGIMKAMSEVGSGWEEPYAYHRVCIRHLASNVNTRFRNNAVKEMFGSTAMQLQNKKFDIGFRRPGELNREAQQYVVEIGIEKWSICHDGGHRYGILTTNLADHTNWV, from the coding sequence ATGAAATTTCCAAGTGCCGGGTGTTTCAAAATTGTTCCCCTTAATAATGAGGGAGCCTTTAAAGCGTTACGGGCAAGTATTCGTCATTCACATGCTCCTTCAATGGACATATTTGTAGAAGTTTCTACTAGTCAAATTGTCACTCCTACACCAAGTATTAGGCTAGATGATGTTGCTcaatttgtttcacttgaaaCTAATGACGTAAATGATGGGGAATTTTATGGTAACTTAGaaggtgatgagattgatgaggaaTTGGCAATACTTGATGAGAATTTGTTGGCAAATGaagaagatggtgatgatgatcttgTCTTTGCTAGTGCTCCCATTGTTGAGTTTAATAAGATTGATCAATTAGATGAGGATGAATTGAATAGCTGGAAAACTTGGGAAAATATGGTAAGATATGAACATGGGAAAGAGTTTGCGGTTGGACAAGTGTTCCCAAACAAAGCTTCACTTAGCGATGAGGTGACATCATATTGTGTTAAAGCAAATCAATTTTTCAAAGTTGCCGAATCAAAGCCTAATACTATTACCTTCAAATGTGGCCGGATTCCTACACCATGTAATTGGCGGTTAAGGGCTACACAAAAAGACTTTCATTCTGAAGTTTTTACCATTGTGACATACAAAGGTCCTCATGATGAGTCTTGTGTTTGTGACATGGTACCTCAAGACCACATGAATTTGAAACGAGCATTCATAAGTCATGAGATTCGTAACCTTGTTGAGGGAGATTGGGGATATAAAGTAAACCCTGTTGTTACTTATATTTTAGATAAGTATGGTTACACAATTTCATACACCAAAGCTTGGAATGCAAAACAAAGAGCAATTGAGGAAATATTTGGAGATTGGGATAAATCATATGAGTTGCTACCTCGTTTCATGCAAGGCTTAAAAGAATCTAATCCTGGCACTATTGTTCAATTTTATACAACACCAACAACGAACCCAAATGTGCAAAAATTCAAGCGTGTTTTTTGGGCATTTAAACCATGTATTGATGGCTTTGAACATTGTCGGCCAGTTTTAAGCATTGATGGAACCCACTTATATGGAAAGTTCAAGGGAACAATTTTTGTGACTATGTCAATTGATGCTAATAATCAAATTTTCCCGGTTGCTTTTGCTATTGTTGAAGCCGAAAATACCGATAGTTGGCCTTGGTTTATGTCATGCATAAGAGTATTTGTTACCAAAAGAAGTGGGTTGTGTGTCATTTTCGATAGACACAAAGGGATTATGAAAGCAATGAGTGAAGTTGGTAGTGGGTGGGAGGAGCCGTATGCTTATCATAGAGTTTGCATTCGTCATTTGGCTTCAAATGTTAATACAAGATTTAGAAATAATGCAGTTAAAGAAATGTTTGGGTCAACGGCAATGCAATTACAAAACAAGAAATTTGACATAGGATTTCGTCGCCCAGGTGAGTTGAATAGAGAGGCACAACAATATGTTGTTGAAATTGGAATAGAGAAGTGGTCAATTTGCCATGATGGTGGACATAGATATGGAATATTGACTACTAATTTGGCGGACCACACTAATTGGGTATAG